In one window of Pseudoliparis swirei isolate HS2019 ecotype Mariana Trench chromosome 15, NWPU_hadal_v1, whole genome shotgun sequence DNA:
- the LOC130205693 gene encoding uncharacterized protein LOC130205693, whose translation MSQFTLFISSGGYKGDSPAPQEPRDQQQHGPRTLTHRFRCRPLRRRADNARRPRDPTVSRHMSPPATATYSQRHSRLRTPIPGQPRRHRPLAIQQPRAEIPSPSPEGHRPSPTALFQPLERQPRSVSTPTPLRAPYSKQLRVDSQPASVHNFLPQHVPPPARPTLAIATPPAHPPTRPSPLSNSIRQQILTGNYVDLAHLIHPSASNTQTPGELLTIFGPVELSQPLPTRSKELTTTEFAYAFSLYRDIICSALPDRRPELDNYFTLILNLALRFGNNGFCSYHVLFASEAAGRVQQYNQGTYWGTLDPELYCRVCIPPFP comes from the exons ATGTCACAATTTACTCTGTTCATTTCAAGTGGAGGATATAAGGGAGACAGCCCTGCACCTCAAGAGCCGAGAGACCAACAG CAGCATGGACCCAGAACTCTCACTCACCGCTTCCGATGCCGACCTCTTCGCAGACGAGCCGATAATGCCCGAAGACCCAGAGACCCCACCGTCTCCCGCCATATGTCGCCGCCGGCGACCGCGACATACAGCCAGCGTCACTCACGGCTCCGGACACCGATCCCCGGGCAGCCCCGACGTCATCGGCCCCTCGCAATCCAACAGCCCCGCGCGGAGATCCCGTCTCCGTCGCCCGAGGGACATCGCCCCTCCCCGACGGCACTCTTCCAGCCGCTCGAACGCCAGCCGCGATCGGTCTCCACGCCGACGCCCCTCCGAGCGCCGTACTCGAAACAACTCCGGGTGGACA GTCAGCCAGCATCAGTTCACAACTTCCTTCCACAGCACGTACCTCCACCCGCCAGGCCCACCCTCGCCATAGCAACACCTCcagcacacccacccacccgacCATCCCCGTTATCTAACTCCATCAGGCAGCAGATTCTCACCGGTAACTACGTCGACCTCGCCCATCTCATCCACCCATCAGCTAGCAACACCCAGACCCCTGGAGAACTGCTCACCATATTCGGCCCCGTCGAGCTGAGCCAGCCTCTCCCCACCCGGTCCAAAGAACTCACGACAACGGAGTTCGCGTACGCTTTCTCCCTGTACCGTGACATCATCTGCTCCGCCCTACCCGACCGCAGGCCCGAGCTGGACAACTACTTCACGTTAATCCTCAATTTAGCCTTGCGGTTCGGCAACAACGGGTTCTGTAGCTACCACGTCCTGTTTGCTTCCGAGGCCGCCGGCCGCGTGCAACAGTACAACCAGGGCACATATTGGGGAACCCTCGACCCAGAATTATATTGTCGAGTTTGCATCCCGCCCTTCCCTTAA
- the LOC130205694 gene encoding lamin-B1-like → MATTSPRITRLEEKQQLQDLNDRLVVYIDKVRSLESENDVLQVTIKEKEDVRSREVTGLKALYDSELADARRSLDESSKERARLQIELGKIQSEHQQLQLN, encoded by the coding sequence ATGGCGACAACTAGTCCCAGGATCACCCGGctggaggagaagcagcagctccaggacCTCAACGATCGTCTGGTGGTGTACATTGACAAGGTCCGCAGCTTGGAGTCGGAGAACGACGTCCTCCAGGTCACCatcaaggagaaggaggacgtgAGGAGCCGCGAGGTGACTGGACTCAAGGCCCTCTACGACTCTGAGCTAGCGGACGCCCGGAGGAGCCTGGACGAGTCCTCCAAGGAGCGGGCCCGGCTGCAGATCGAGCTGGGGAAGATCCAGAGCGAgcaccagcagctccagctcAACTAA